A stretch of Candidatus Omnitrophota bacterium DNA encodes these proteins:
- a CDS encoding formate--tetrahydrofolate ligase, which yields MTDTEIAQKAKLKPIVQIAASLGIKRGDLELYGDFKAKISLEALKGAGKSKSKYVVITGITPTHLGEGKTVTTIGLSMALNRLGKKAVSCIRQPSLGPFFGIKGGGVGGGWSQVLPMDDINLHLTGDIHAVGQAHNLCASFIDNHLFRDNPLNIDKNKIYWRRVVDVNDRALRNVRIGLGGEEQNGVERDTGFDITAASEIMAILALSDSIKDMRERLSRIVIGLTKDKKPVTAEDLKVAGSMALLLREAIKPSIVQTIEHTPCLIHTGPFANITHGNSSIIADRVAMKFAEYVVTESGFGADCGLEKFANIKCRVSGLKPDAVVLVCSVRALKIHSGIYKMIPGKPLEKRIIKENLEAVEAGCTNLEKQIENSRLYGVPCVVSINRFATDTDKEIEAVRKKALAHGAFDCVVNDCYRYGSKGAERLATAVMEACRGNSKFKFLYSSDSSIKDKIDVIAKKVYGAKSVHLEPAASESIALYEKFGFGKLPICMAKTHLSLSHDPKLKGAPKDFVLPVRDVKPSIGAGFLYALCGKMLTMPSLPAHPAGENIDIDRKGRIRYVHK from the coding sequence ATGACAGATACCGAGATTGCCCAAAAAGCAAAATTGAAACCTATTGTTCAGATAGCCGCGTCTCTTGGCATAAAGAGAGGCGACCTTGAGCTTTACGGAGATTTTAAGGCTAAAATATCGTTAGAAGCCTTAAAAGGAGCCGGCAAATCAAAAAGCAAATATGTGGTTATTACGGGCATAACTCCCACGCATCTGGGTGAAGGCAAGACCGTCACCACAATAGGCCTTTCAATGGCCCTGAACCGCCTCGGCAAAAAAGCCGTTTCCTGCATAAGGCAGCCGTCTCTCGGACCATTCTTTGGGATTAAGGGAGGAGGAGTGGGCGGCGGCTGGTCCCAGGTCCTTCCGATGGACGACATAAATCTGCACCTCACTGGAGATATCCACGCTGTCGGCCAGGCACATAACCTCTGCGCCTCATTTATCGATAATCATCTTTTTCGGGACAATCCGTTAAATATAGACAAGAACAAGATATACTGGAGACGTGTAGTAGACGTTAATGACCGCGCGCTTCGCAATGTCAGGATAGGTTTGGGGGGCGAGGAACAGAACGGAGTCGAACGCGATACGGGATTTGATATAACTGCGGCGAGCGAGATAATGGCTATCCTCGCGCTTTCCGATTCGATCAAAGATATGCGTGAAAGGCTCTCCCGGATCGTTATAGGCCTGACAAAGGATAAGAAGCCCGTGACTGCCGAAGATCTTAAGGTGGCCGGGTCTATGGCTCTTCTTTTGAGGGAGGCGATAAAGCCGAGCATCGTCCAGACTATTGAACATACACCCTGCCTTATTCACACGGGCCCGTTTGCCAACATAACACACGGCAACAGTTCGATCATTGCCGATAGGGTAGCTATGAAGTTCGCGGAGTACGTAGTGACCGAATCGGGATTCGGCGCCGACTGCGGCCTCGAGAAATTCGCCAATATAAAATGCAGGGTGAGCGGCCTCAAGCCCGACGCTGTCGTACTGGTATGTTCAGTGAGAGCGCTCAAAATACATTCCGGTATATATAAGATGATCCCGGGCAAGCCTCTGGAAAAACGCATAATCAAAGAGAACTTGGAAGCTGTTGAGGCCGGATGCACAAATCTCGAAAAACAGATAGAGAATTCCAGACTCTACGGTGTCCCTTGCGTAGTATCGATAAACCGTTTCGCGACCGATACGGATAAAGAGATAGAAGCTGTCAGAAAGAAAGCGCTTGCGCACGGTGCGTTCGACTGCGTTGTCAATGATTGCTACCGGTACGGCTCCAAGGGCGCCGAACGTCTTGCCACAGCTGTAATGGAGGCTTGCCGGGGAAATAGTAAATTCAAATTTTTATATTCTTCTGATTCTTCGATCAAGGATAAGATAGATGTGATAGCGAAAAAAGTGTACGGGGCGAAGTCCGTGCACTTAGAACCCGCCGCCTCGGAGAGCATCGCTTTATATGAAAAGTTCGGATTTGGTAAACTTCCAATATGTATGGCGAAGACGCACCTGTCGCTCTCGCATGATCCTAAGCTGAAGGGCGCGCCGAAAGATTTTGTGTTACCCGTAAGGGATGTGAAGCCTTCGATAGGCGCGGGATTCCTGTATGCGCTTTGCGGCAAGATGCTCACGATGCCGAGCCTTCCGGCGCATCCCGCAGGCGAAAATATCGATATAGACCGGAAGGGCAGGATAAGATATGTACATAAATAA
- a CDS encoding ribonuclease HII, with protein MPSRKTHHRLLTHEKRLNSLGYKLIAGIDEAGRGPLAGPVVAGAVILKDFRFKERIDDSKKLSARMREKAYREILRKAIVGIGVVDEKVIDEINILQATIKAMNEAMANLAIPPDYVIVDGRVRLLAGCPVKCIIRGDSSSLSIAAASIVAKVTRDRLMIEYDRTFPQYGFARHKGYPTKMHKKALVSNGASPIHRRTFGPVKALSSGVNCIDPT; from the coding sequence ATGCCCAGTCGCAAGACGCACCACAGGCTCCTGACACACGAGAAGAGGCTAAATAGCTTAGGCTATAAGCTCATAGCGGGTATAGACGAGGCCGGCCGGGGACCTTTGGCCGGCCCTGTTGTTGCCGGGGCCGTTATACTTAAGGACTTCCGCTTTAAAGAGCGGATAGACGATTCGAAGAAACTTTCCGCGCGTATGCGCGAAAAAGCCTATCGCGAGATATTACGTAAAGCCATAGTAGGGATAGGCGTGGTGGACGAGAAGGTTATCGACGAGATAAATATCCTGCAGGCCACTATAAAGGCGATGAACGAGGCAATGGCAAACCTCGCAATACCTCCCGATTACGTGATCGTCGATGGTAGGGTTCGGCTTTTGGCCGGGTGCCCCGTAAAATGCATTATCAGAGGAGATTCCTCGAGCCTTTCTATAGCAGCCGCGTCCATTGTAGCAAAGGTCACGCGTGACCGGCTTATGATCGAATATGACAGGACATTTCCGCAGTATGGATTCGCAAGGCATAAGGGATATCCCACTAAAATGCATAAAAAGGCGCTAGTTTCTAATGGCGCTTCCCCGATTCACCGCAGGACTTTCGGCCCCGTAAAAGCGCTTTCCAGCGGGGTGAATTGTATTGACCCCACCTGA
- the rplS gene encoding 50S ribosomal protein L19, with the protein MKDHIKFVESKFMKADIPQFDIGDTVDVQLKIVEEGKSRIQTFEGVAIARAGTGLTETLTVRKISYGEGVEMVFPLHSPSIDKIKVVKKGDVKRAKLYYLKRKVGKASKVEEKVEHAQSQDAPQAPDTREEAK; encoded by the coding sequence GTGAAAGATCATATCAAGTTCGTGGAGTCGAAATTTATGAAGGCGGATATTCCGCAATTCGATATCGGCGATACAGTAGACGTGCAGCTTAAGATCGTCGAAGAGGGCAAGTCGCGTATCCAGACCTTTGAAGGTGTCGCTATAGCGCGCGCGGGCACGGGACTTACCGAGACGCTTACCGTGCGTAAGATCTCGTACGGCGAGGGAGTCGAGATGGTATTTCCGTTACATTCGCCTTCGATAGACAAGATAAAGGTCGTGAAGAAGGGCGACGTGAAAAGAGCGAAACTTTACTACCTGAAGCGTAAAGTCGGAAAAGCGTCTAAGGTCGAAGAGAAGGTAGAGCATGCCCAGTCGCAAGACGCACCACAGGCTCCTGACACACGAGAAGAGGCTAAATAG
- the trmD gene encoding tRNA (guanosine(37)-N1)-methyltransferase TrmD — MKIDILTLFPKMFESVLGESILKRAQGKGALKIKIHDLRDWTFDNHRSADDRPFGGGAGMLMKVEPVALALANLKAAKRKTAKVILLTPQGKKLDQELVKSISKEKELILICGHYEGFDERIRELADEEISIGDYILTCGEIPAMALIDSVARLIPGVLGREDSIVSESFEKGLLEYPQYTRPADFDGMKVPDVLLSGDHKKIEAWRKTEAVKRTRQRRPDLLKKKGQ, encoded by the coding sequence GTGAAGATAGATATCCTGACTCTATTCCCTAAGATGTTTGAGAGCGTTCTTGGCGAATCGATCTTAAAGCGCGCTCAAGGAAAAGGCGCGCTTAAAATCAAGATACACGATTTAAGGGATTGGACCTTCGATAATCACCGCTCTGCCGATGACAGGCCGTTCGGCGGAGGCGCGGGTATGCTGATGAAGGTCGAACCGGTCGCCCTTGCCCTGGCCAATCTTAAGGCGGCAAAAAGAAAAACAGCAAAAGTAATACTATTGACGCCTCAGGGTAAAAAGCTGGATCAGGAACTGGTAAAAAGCATCTCTAAAGAAAAAGAGCTCATTCTTATATGCGGCCATTATGAAGGTTTCGATGAGAGGATAAGGGAGCTTGCCGACGAAGAGATATCGATCGGCGATTATATATTGACATGCGGAGAGATACCCGCGATGGCATTGATCGATTCGGTGGCGAGACTGATACCCGGAGTTCTTGGCAGAGAGGATTCGATCGTCTCGGAATCGTTCGAGAAGGGCCTTCTCGAGTATCCGCAATATACAAGGCCCGCGGATTTTGACGGTATGAAGGTTCCGGATGTCCTGTTATCCGGAGACCATAAAAAGATAGAGGCGTGGCGCAAGACGGAAGCTGTGAAGAGAACGAGGCAGAGAAGGCCGGATCTATTAAAAAAGAAAGGACAATAA
- the rpsP gene encoding 30S ribosomal protein S16, whose protein sequence is MSVVIRLKRAGTLKKPVHKIVVIDKHRARDSRPIELLGFYDPKTNPATVKVNKTRAEYWIGVGATPSPAARTLLKKQGVKVSV, encoded by the coding sequence ATGTCAGTAGTGATCAGATTAAAGAGAGCGGGAACGCTGAAGAAGCCGGTTCATAAGATAGTCGTGATCGACAAGCATCGGGCAAGAGACTCAAGGCCGATAGAGCTATTGGGATTCTATGATCCGAAGACGAATCCGGCTACGGTGAAGGTAAATAAAACGCGCGCCGAGTATTGGATCGGCGTTGGCGCCACACCTTCTCCGGCAGCCAGGACTCTATTGAAGAAGCAGGGAGTTAAAGTCAGCGTTTAG